In a single window of the Verrucomicrobiota bacterium genome:
- a CDS encoding methylmalonyl Co-A mutase-associated GTPase MeaB: protein MTSEKTRPEWTPKDADPNYFASFVRAGEEGADGARKSVRPRTPPPDPEWLVEGVLEGERM from the coding sequence ATGACCTCAGAAAAGACTAGACCAGAATGGACGCCCAAAGACGCTGACCCCAATTACTTTGCCTCTTTCGTGCGTGCGGGAGAAGAAGGAGCGGATGGTGCGAGGAAGTCGGTCCGACCTAGAACTCCTCCGCCCGATCCTGAATGGTTGGTTGAGGGTGTTCTGGAGGGTGAAAGAATG
- a CDS encoding GxxExxY protein: protein MSADLEKRDDETYAIIGAAMAVHRELGHGFLEAVYQKALAKEFDFLGVPFTRESRLPISYRGEIIAEYQADFVCYGTVIVELKALREIGGSEEAQVINYLKSTGLTRGLLINFGASSLQTKRLVFNLRKSAKSADGKSD, encoded by the coding sequence ATGAGCGCAGATTTGGAGAAAAGGGATGACGAGACCTACGCTATCATTGGGGCTGCAATGGCAGTTCATCGAGAGTTAGGTCATGGGTTTTTGGAAGCAGTCTATCAGAAGGCACTCGCGAAAGAGTTCGATTTCCTTGGCGTTCCATTTACCCGTGAGTCGCGTTTGCCGATTTCTTATCGAGGAGAGATTATAGCGGAGTATCAGGCGGATTTCGTCTGTTATGGAACAGTGATCGTTGAATTAAAGGCGCTTCGTGAGATTGGCGGAAGTGAAGAGGCACAAGTAATCAATTATTTGAAGTCAACTGGCCTAACCCGTGGCCTCCTAATCAATTTCGGTGCTTCCAGTCTTCAGACAAAAAGATTGGTTTTCAATCTGCGAAAATCAGCGAAATCTGCGGATGGGAAAAGTGATTAG
- the scpA gene encoding methylmalonyl-CoA mutase translates to MKNPDFTKIDLKPPPLSATRGEWEQSVKEKTGRPVSEWVSDTLEGFPVNPLYTEADMEGFEHLDFTAGLPPYLRGPYATMYVTRPWTVRQYAGFSTAEESNAFYRRNLAAGQKGLSVAFDLATHRGYDSDHERVVSDVGKAGVAIDSILDMEVLFANIPLDQVSVSMTMNGAVIPILAFYIVAGLEQGCDLAQLSGTIQNDILKEFMVRNTYIYPPKPSMRIIGDIFEYTSKNMPKFNSISISGYHMQEAGATADLEMGYTLADGLEYLRTGTEAGLSVDAFAPRLSFFWAIGKDFFMEVAKMRAARMLWAKIVNRFGPKNPKSLALRTHSQTSGWSLTEQDPFNNVVRTCIEAMASATGHTQSLHTNALDEAIALPTDFSARIARNTQLYLQEETGICSVIDPWGGSYYVEALTHELMHKAWAHIEECESLGGMTKAIEEGVPKLRIEEAAARRQARIDSGKETIVGLNKYRLEKEDPLDILDIDNTAVRESQIKRLEKLRTERDETAVREALGAIAEASGTGKGNLLELAVDAARKRASLGEISDAMEEHFGRYRAQIRSVSGVYGREFGKSEQVDEVTRKIKAFSQAEGRRPRIMVAKMGQDGHDRGAKVVSSGYADLGFDVDIGPLFQTPEETARQAVENDCHIVAMSSLAAGHKTLLPALKSELEKLGRPDMLVVCGGVIPVQDYEFLYEHGAAAIFGPGSVIPDTANKILDLLMEE, encoded by the coding sequence ATGAAGAACCCAGATTTCACAAAAATCGATCTGAAACCCCCTCCACTTTCTGCAACGAGGGGAGAGTGGGAGCAATCCGTCAAAGAGAAGACTGGGCGTCCTGTTTCGGAGTGGGTGTCGGATACCCTGGAGGGATTTCCGGTTAACCCTCTCTATACGGAAGCTGACATGGAAGGGTTTGAACACCTTGACTTCACGGCTGGACTTCCTCCGTATTTGCGTGGTCCCTACGCTACGATGTATGTGACGCGTCCTTGGACGGTTCGGCAGTACGCTGGTTTCTCCACTGCGGAGGAATCGAATGCGTTTTACCGGCGAAACCTTGCAGCGGGTCAGAAAGGTCTCTCGGTTGCCTTCGATCTTGCGACACACCGCGGGTATGACAGTGATCACGAAAGGGTGGTCAGCGACGTGGGTAAGGCTGGAGTCGCGATTGATTCGATTCTCGATATGGAGGTGTTGTTTGCGAACATTCCCCTCGATCAAGTTTCGGTTTCGATGACCATGAACGGAGCGGTCATCCCGATTCTTGCTTTCTACATCGTTGCAGGATTGGAGCAGGGGTGCGACCTTGCTCAACTCTCGGGCACGATCCAAAACGATATTTTGAAGGAGTTTATGGTGCGGAACACCTATATCTATCCGCCCAAACCCTCGATGAGGATCATTGGCGATATTTTTGAGTATACCTCCAAGAATATGCCCAAGTTCAACAGTATCTCGATTTCCGGTTATCACATGCAGGAAGCGGGTGCGACCGCTGACCTCGAAATGGGCTACACCTTAGCCGATGGTCTGGAGTATCTACGGACTGGCACTGAAGCGGGTCTCTCTGTGGATGCGTTTGCACCGCGGTTGTCGTTCTTCTGGGCGATCGGAAAGGACTTTTTCATGGAGGTCGCTAAGATGAGGGCTGCCCGCATGCTCTGGGCAAAGATCGTGAATCGCTTTGGCCCAAAGAATCCGAAGAGCCTTGCTCTCCGCACCCACTCTCAGACCAGCGGATGGTCCCTCACGGAGCAGGATCCATTCAACAATGTGGTACGCACTTGTATTGAAGCGATGGCCTCGGCGACAGGCCACACCCAGTCGCTTCATACTAACGCACTCGACGAGGCAATTGCCCTTCCGACTGATTTTTCGGCGCGTATCGCCAGAAACACCCAGCTCTACCTTCAAGAGGAGACGGGGATTTGCTCGGTGATCGATCCTTGGGGAGGTTCCTACTATGTGGAAGCGTTGACTCATGAGCTGATGCACAAGGCTTGGGCTCACATTGAGGAGTGCGAATCTCTTGGTGGGATGACAAAAGCCATCGAGGAAGGTGTTCCGAAATTGCGAATCGAAGAGGCGGCAGCAAGGCGGCAAGCCCGGATTGACTCGGGGAAAGAGACTATCGTCGGGCTCAATAAATACCGACTCGAAAAGGAGGATCCTCTCGATATCCTTGATATCGACAACACCGCCGTCCGGGAGTCGCAAATTAAGCGTTTAGAGAAGTTGCGGACCGAACGGGATGAAACTGCGGTTCGCGAAGCCTTAGGCGCAATTGCTGAGGCTTCAGGAACAGGGAAAGGGAATCTCTTGGAACTGGCGGTCGATGCCGCTCGGAAAAGGGCTTCGCTCGGAGAAATTTCAGACGCGATGGAAGAACACTTTGGTCGCTATCGGGCGCAGATTCGCTCAGTTTCGGGAGTCTATGGACGCGAGTTCGGAAAGAGTGAGCAGGTGGATGAAGTAACGAGAAAAATCAAGGCGTTCTCCCAGGCGGAAGGTCGGCGTCCCCGGATTATGGTGGCTAAGATGGGACAGGACGGACACGACCGGGGAGCCAAGGTAGTTTCTTCAGGTTATGCTGATCTGGGATTCGACGTGGATATTGGACCCCTTTTCCAGACACCGGAGGAGACGGCTCGGCAAGCTGTGGAAAACGACTGTCACATTGTCGCCATGAGCTCGCTGGCGGCTGGTCATAAGACACTTCTCCCCGCTCTTAAGAGCGAACTCGAGAAGCTCGGTCGTCCCGATATGTTGGTCGTTTGTGGTGGAGTGATTCCCGTCCAGGACTACGAGTTTCTCTATGAGCATGGTGCCGCAGCGATCTTTGGTCCCGGTTCAGTGATTCCGGACACTGCGAACAAGATCCTTGATTTGTTGATGGAGGAATAG
- a CDS encoding methylmalonyl-CoA mutase family protein, translating to MSSSETLLDEFPKPSYDDWKSAAEGLLKGAPFDKKMHTKTVEGITLNPIYRKDSTEGLPYVGTYPGQVGSPRGAKAEGYLAASWDSLQEITVGDPVEFNRQLMEGLASGQTGVVVSPDLATSLCLDPREASIGDVGGCGLSLARYKGLEAALKGLVPEAVAIHVRPGCAMVPLASFLRIWVENYGTNLSQIRGGFHSDPIGHWVGAGSLPGAYDVLMDQVKVAWDLLADSLPQFGLIGCSGIPFHVAGGSAVDELALVLAEGVEYLRQLSKRGLEPGAVAGRMVFTFALGSNFFMEIAKIRAARIAWAQVQESFSIASPSPMRAIGRTGRFNKTVFDPYVNMLRTTTESFSGVLGGLEGLTIGAFDECVRESDAFSRRISRNTHTILGEECELNRVVDPAGGSWYLESLTNELVNEAWKRFQEIESAGGIVDAFRGGKVAEVCARSRAEQSKRLNQRRFSLIGTNVYANPAEELIEARLPDYEAEKDRAVAAMGDKDPPEWEGMDLQSLLEAAKKGASVGQFRKAFFPETDEKERVAALPHERLAEDFERLRKSAFRFEEETGKPPELFLVNLGPLRKHKIRADFTRGFFSSGGFSVIYPEGFDSPESAVAALTESGAKVAVVCGTDDQYGELFSAFAESIKASSPEVTVVLAGHPGENEEVFRKSGMDEFLWVKSDNFLLNRELLEKAGVTLNC from the coding sequence ATGTCATCATCAGAAACCCTTTTGGACGAGTTTCCCAAGCCGTCTTACGACGATTGGAAGAGCGCCGCCGAGGGTCTTCTGAAGGGAGCACCTTTCGACAAGAAGATGCACACGAAAACGGTGGAGGGGATTACTCTGAACCCGATTTATCGAAAGGATTCAACCGAAGGATTGCCTTACGTGGGGACTTACCCCGGACAGGTTGGGAGTCCGCGGGGTGCTAAGGCAGAGGGCTATTTGGCCGCTTCGTGGGATTCGCTGCAAGAGATTACTGTTGGCGACCCAGTGGAGTTCAATCGGCAACTGATGGAGGGCTTGGCATCCGGCCAGACGGGGGTGGTCGTTTCCCCTGATCTGGCGACATCACTTTGCCTGGATCCCAGAGAGGCCTCAATCGGGGACGTCGGTGGCTGCGGCCTTTCTTTGGCTCGGTACAAGGGTTTAGAGGCTGCTTTGAAAGGACTCGTTCCAGAGGCGGTGGCCATTCACGTTCGCCCTGGTTGTGCGATGGTCCCACTGGCTTCGTTCTTGCGGATATGGGTTGAGAATTACGGGACCAACCTCTCCCAAATTCGTGGTGGGTTTCACTCGGATCCGATTGGACACTGGGTGGGAGCCGGATCGTTGCCGGGTGCGTATGATGTGCTCATGGATCAAGTCAAAGTCGCGTGGGACCTTCTTGCTGATTCATTGCCACAGTTCGGTCTGATCGGTTGTTCGGGAATACCTTTTCACGTTGCAGGGGGATCGGCGGTGGATGAGCTGGCGCTCGTTTTGGCAGAGGGTGTTGAATACCTTCGACAGTTGAGCAAAAGGGGATTGGAGCCGGGTGCGGTTGCCGGGAGAATGGTTTTCACCTTTGCTCTGGGAAGTAACTTTTTCATGGAGATCGCCAAGATCCGCGCAGCGAGGATCGCGTGGGCACAGGTTCAGGAATCTTTTTCAATTGCCTCACCTTCTCCGATGAGGGCGATTGGGCGAACCGGCAGATTCAACAAGACCGTGTTTGATCCTTACGTCAACATGCTGCGGACAACGACAGAATCGTTCTCCGGGGTTCTGGGAGGTTTAGAAGGACTAACGATAGGGGCATTTGACGAATGTGTTCGGGAGTCTGATGCATTCTCGCGAAGAATCTCACGCAACACGCACACCATCCTTGGGGAAGAATGCGAGTTGAACCGGGTTGTCGATCCGGCGGGAGGCTCTTGGTATCTAGAGTCATTGACGAACGAGTTGGTCAACGAGGCTTGGAAACGTTTTCAGGAGATCGAATCGGCAGGCGGCATCGTCGATGCTTTCCGTGGTGGAAAAGTTGCCGAAGTCTGTGCGCGATCTCGTGCAGAGCAGAGTAAGCGGCTCAATCAGCGTCGATTTTCGCTCATAGGAACCAATGTGTATGCAAATCCGGCGGAAGAGTTGATCGAGGCGCGTTTGCCCGACTATGAGGCTGAGAAGGATCGAGCGGTTGCTGCTATGGGCGACAAAGATCCGCCTGAATGGGAAGGAATGGATTTGCAGAGCTTGCTGGAGGCGGCGAAGAAGGGGGCCTCTGTTGGTCAGTTTCGGAAAGCATTTTTTCCGGAAACCGATGAAAAGGAAAGAGTTGCTGCCTTACCGCACGAGAGATTGGCGGAGGATTTCGAGCGGTTGCGGAAGAGTGCCTTCCGTTTCGAAGAAGAAACCGGAAAGCCGCCCGAACTGTTTCTCGTTAACCTTGGGCCTCTTCGGAAGCACAAAATACGGGCGGATTTTACTCGTGGCTTTTTTAGCTCGGGAGGATTCTCGGTGATCTATCCAGAAGGCTTTGACTCTCCGGAATCGGCAGTTGCAGCGTTGACGGAATCCGGTGCCAAAGTGGCTGTCGTCTGCGGAACGGATGACCAATACGGTGAGTTGTTTAGCGCGTTTGCCGAAAGCATTAAGGCCAGTAGCCCGGAAGTCACCGTGGTCCTCGCCGGACATCCGGGGGAGAATGAGGAGGTTTTTCGAAAGTCAGGAATGGACGAGTTTCTCTGGGTGAAGAGCGACAATTTCCTGCTCAATCGAGAGCTTCTTGAAAAAGCCGGTGTGACCTTGAATTGCTGA
- the mce gene encoding methylmalonyl-CoA epimerase, with product MIQKIDHLGIAVRSLDETIPYYEKALGLHCHGTEEVESQGVKTAFFEAGDVHLELLEPTSEDSPIAKFLEKNGEGIHHIAFATDDITGQLDQASGQGIRLIHEVPFEGAANKMVAFLHPKSTHGVLTEFCSPKE from the coding sequence ATGATACAAAAAATCGATCATTTAGGAATCGCGGTCAGGAGCCTTGACGAAACGATTCCCTACTATGAGAAAGCCCTCGGACTGCACTGCCACGGTACTGAAGAAGTGGAATCGCAGGGGGTAAAGACAGCATTTTTTGAGGCGGGAGACGTTCATCTCGAACTATTGGAGCCAACAAGTGAAGACAGCCCTATCGCCAAGTTTCTGGAAAAGAACGGCGAGGGAATCCACCACATTGCTTTTGCCACTGATGATATCACAGGACAGCTCGATCAGGCATCCGGACAGGGAATCCGTCTTATTCACGAAGTTCCTTTTGAGGGGGCTGCCAATAAAATGGTTGCATTCCTTCATCCAAAGAGTACCCACGGCGTGCTGACTGAATTTTGTAGTCCCAAAGAGTGA
- a CDS encoding acyl-CoA carboxylase subunit beta, which yields MAIDPRLLEDLKARRETAKKAGGEAKLEKRKARGLLSARERLEEFFDPGTFQEFGMHAAHQCTNFGMEKTVLPADGVVTGIGSVDGRSVAAFSQDFTVGGGALGAIHAKKICEVMDFAHENGIPIVGVNDSGGARIQEGVDALSGYGKVFFKNVYLSGVVPQIAVISGPCAGGAAYSPALMDFLIMTRANANMFICGPGVIQSATGEKASLEQFATADAHAAVSGNIHLIAEDDIHAMNLAAELLSYLPANNLQDPPHNLTEDLTTAKDEGMNELIPENPKTPFDVFEVIERLVDDGEFFEIMPDFARSLVTCFARIDGMIIGIIANQPKVMAGTLDIDSSDKGARFIRACNIYNIPLVNLVDVPGFMPGLAQERGGIIRHGAKMLFAYAASTVPKITVIMRKAYGGAYLAMCSSDLGADQVFAWPTAEIAVMGAEGAVKVLYRKELEKSEDPKGREEELRKEYRDKFASPYQAAEKAMITDVIEPSETKSVVSRALRNTMNKRDTRPPKKHGNIPL from the coding sequence ATGGCTATTGATCCTAGACTTCTCGAAGACCTCAAAGCTCGCCGGGAAACCGCAAAGAAAGCTGGTGGCGAGGCGAAACTTGAGAAACGCAAAGCGAGAGGACTTCTCTCCGCCCGTGAGCGACTTGAAGAATTTTTTGATCCGGGGACGTTCCAGGAGTTTGGCATGCACGCCGCTCATCAATGCACGAACTTTGGAATGGAAAAGACGGTGCTGCCTGCTGACGGAGTGGTGACAGGAATCGGCAGTGTCGACGGACGATCGGTTGCTGCTTTCAGTCAAGATTTCACGGTTGGAGGGGGAGCGCTTGGCGCGATTCATGCCAAAAAGATCTGCGAAGTCATGGACTTTGCCCACGAGAACGGGATCCCGATCGTTGGAGTCAATGATTCCGGGGGAGCCCGAATCCAGGAAGGCGTCGATGCACTTTCGGGATATGGAAAAGTCTTCTTCAAAAACGTATACCTCTCGGGGGTGGTTCCCCAAATCGCCGTAATTTCAGGGCCTTGTGCGGGTGGAGCCGCTTACTCCCCCGCTTTGATGGACTTCCTCATCATGACCCGGGCAAACGCAAACATGTTCATTTGTGGCCCCGGCGTCATCCAATCAGCCACCGGTGAGAAGGCCTCACTCGAGCAGTTTGCAACCGCCGACGCCCATGCCGCCGTAAGCGGCAACATCCACCTCATCGCGGAAGATGACATTCACGCAATGAACTTGGCAGCTGAACTCCTTTCCTATTTGCCTGCCAACAACCTTCAGGATCCTCCGCACAACCTCACTGAGGACCTGACCACGGCGAAGGATGAGGGAATGAACGAGCTCATTCCCGAGAACCCAAAAACTCCCTTTGATGTATTCGAGGTGATCGAGCGCCTTGTCGATGACGGGGAGTTCTTCGAGATCATGCCAGACTTTGCCAGAAGCCTGGTCACTTGTTTCGCACGGATCGACGGCATGATCATAGGAATTATTGCAAACCAACCGAAAGTAATGGCTGGAACTCTGGACATTGACTCCTCGGACAAAGGAGCCCGTTTCATTCGAGCCTGCAATATTTACAACATACCGCTGGTCAATCTGGTAGACGTGCCTGGATTTATGCCCGGCCTTGCCCAGGAGCGCGGTGGAATCATTCGCCATGGAGCCAAGATGTTGTTTGCCTACGCAGCATCCACAGTTCCAAAAATAACGGTAATCATGCGGAAAGCTTACGGTGGTGCCTATCTGGCGATGTGTAGCTCCGACTTGGGTGCCGACCAAGTCTTTGCCTGGCCGACAGCAGAAATCGCGGTCATGGGCGCCGAGGGCGCGGTCAAGGTTCTCTACCGCAAGGAGCTGGAGAAATCGGAGGATCCTAAAGGCCGCGAGGAGGAGCTCCGGAAGGAATACCGCGATAAGTTTGCCTCACCCTACCAAGCAGCAGAGAAAGCGATGATTACGGATGTGATCGAACCCTCGGAAACGAAATCCGTAGTTTCGCGGGCACTGAGGAACACGATGAACAAGCGTGACACACGGCCACCAAAGAAACACGGTAACATACCACTCTAG
- a CDS encoding OadG family transporter subunit → MNVFPSLPIAAMADSPEALNLLFTGFSFVVVVLALLALLTFVGGKFFAKRAAVSVLAVPNAPRAADLIKQKEAVEGQVAAVVTAAVYLALQDHHFRVHSIRPTQPGGWAQEGRRQLFSSHRVR, encoded by the coding sequence ATGAACGTCTTTCCCAGTCTTCCAATCGCTGCTATGGCCGATTCTCCCGAAGCACTGAACCTCCTGTTTACCGGCTTTTCGTTCGTCGTAGTCGTTCTCGCTCTTCTAGCACTTCTCACTTTTGTCGGGGGAAAGTTTTTTGCGAAGCGGGCGGCCGTTTCGGTTTTGGCGGTTCCGAACGCACCGCGGGCTGCAGATTTAATTAAACAAAAGGAAGCAGTCGAAGGTCAGGTAGCTGCTGTAGTGACCGCTGCTGTTTACCTGGCCTTACAGGACCATCACTTTCGGGTTCATTCGATCCGCCCGACCCAACCCGGTGGTTGGGCGCAGGAGGGGCGCCGCCAACTCTTCTCCTCTCATAGGGTTCGATAA
- a CDS encoding biotin/lipoyl-containing protein: MKKLRVTVDGKSYDVEVEILDEGGSQPVRTSYSPARASASAAPAAAPSAGASKSAAGEGEVPSPLSAVVVSVEVKEGDSVQEGDQLLTLEAMKMNTLVTAPKSGTVESILVGPGDAVEEGQGLIKLS, translated from the coding sequence ATGAAGAAGCTTAGAGTTACCGTCGACGGGAAGAGCTACGACGTTGAAGTCGAGATTCTCGACGAGGGCGGATCACAACCAGTTCGAACCTCTTATTCACCCGCAAGAGCAAGTGCTTCCGCAGCCCCAGCCGCAGCTCCGAGTGCAGGAGCGTCAAAAAGCGCGGCCGGGGAAGGCGAAGTCCCAAGTCCTCTTTCGGCGGTTGTTGTCTCGGTAGAAGTAAAGGAAGGAGATAGCGTCCAGGAGGGAGATCAATTGCTCACTCTTGAGGCTATGAAAATGAACACTTTGGTTACCGCTCCGAAGTCCGGAACCGTCGAGTCAATTTTGGTCGGTCCCGGCGACGCAGTCGAGGAGGGTCAGGGCTTAATCAAGCTTTCCTAA
- a CDS encoding sodium ion-translocating decarboxylase subunit beta, giving the protein MDSFLKLLSETGFTQLNWHMFLMWVIIGAIFYLAIAKKFEPLLLIPIGFGALLVNLPDTGLLNSPVYADDGSLETAGGLLYYFYEGIHIELFPPLIFLGVGALTDFGPLIANPKTLLLGAAAQFGIFATFFGAVYFGFDMAAAASIGIIGGADGPTSIFLTSKLAPDLLGAVAVAAYSYMALVPVIQPPIMRLLTTESERKIRMVRLRPVGKLEKIVFALVVSVLCILLVPSSAPLIGMLMLGNFLRESGVTERLVKACQNEIINIVTIFLGLAVGTKMSYDMFLEPSTLKIMLLGIIAFVIATGSGVIMAKVMNLFLKKDKINPLIGSAGVSAVPMAARVSQLEGQKADPGNFLLMHAMGPNVAGVIGSALAAGFFLTLLGG; this is encoded by the coding sequence ATGGATTCATTCCTGAAATTGTTATCTGAAACCGGGTTCACTCAGCTCAACTGGCATATGTTTCTGATGTGGGTGATCATCGGAGCCATATTCTATCTTGCGATCGCTAAAAAGTTTGAGCCGCTTCTTCTCATTCCGATTGGTTTCGGGGCGCTTTTAGTGAATCTGCCGGACACGGGCCTTCTTAACTCGCCGGTGTATGCAGACGATGGTTCTCTGGAAACAGCCGGGGGCCTCCTCTATTACTTTTACGAGGGTATTCACATTGAGCTGTTTCCTCCTTTGATCTTCCTGGGAGTGGGAGCCCTTACGGATTTTGGGCCCCTTATCGCAAATCCAAAGACTCTCCTTCTTGGAGCTGCGGCTCAATTCGGGATCTTCGCAACTTTCTTCGGGGCTGTTTATTTTGGATTCGATATGGCAGCCGCGGCATCCATCGGAATAATCGGTGGCGCAGATGGGCCCACATCGATCTTTCTAACCAGCAAACTTGCCCCAGACCTGTTGGGCGCGGTAGCTGTCGCCGCTTATAGCTACATGGCTCTTGTGCCGGTAATCCAGCCCCCAATCATGAGACTGCTCACAACGGAGTCAGAACGAAAAATCCGCATGGTGCGTCTACGTCCAGTAGGGAAGCTGGAGAAGATCGTCTTCGCACTCGTCGTATCTGTCCTTTGCATACTTCTCGTTCCCAGCTCAGCCCCGCTCATCGGAATGCTAATGCTGGGTAATTTTCTTCGGGAATCTGGCGTAACCGAACGCCTCGTAAAAGCCTGCCAAAACGAGATTATCAATATTGTCACGATCTTCCTCGGGCTCGCCGTAGGAACAAAGATGAGTTACGACATGTTTCTCGAGCCAAGCACCCTCAAAATCATGCTCCTGGGGATCATCGCTTTTGTAATCGCTACGGGCTCAGGGGTAATTATGGCAAAAGTCATGAATCTGTTCCTAAAGAAGGATAAGATTAACCCGCTAATTGGATCGGCAGGTGTAAGTGCGGTCCCGATGGCTGCGAGGGTCTCCCAATTGGAAGGACAAAAAGCTGATCCAGGTAACTTTCTCCTCATGCATGCGATGGGTCCAAACGTGGCGGGAGTGATTGGGTCCGCACTAGCAGCCGGTTTCTTCCTTACCCTCTTGGGAGGATAA
- a CDS encoding acetyl-CoA hydrolase/transferase family protein, which yields MPIKEITAEEAASLIKHGDTVGFSGFTPAGAVKEIPRAIAEKAKREHSNGQPFQIGVVTGASTGDSLDGSLALAKAVSFRTPYQSNKDLRKAINEGEAHFFDMHLSMLPQSVRYGFMGRFAMAVVEACDVSEDGHIVLSTSVGASPTFCHCADRILIELNEFHPKSLRGFHDIYEPEDPPHRREIPIYSCSERIGSDTIKVDPSKIAGIVRTRLPDEVGTFKDPDEITNKIGENVADFLAGELKRGAIPKDFLPIQSGVGNIANSVLGAMGRNPDIPSFEMYSEVIQDSVVQLMEDEHVHFGSATSLTLSQPVLAKVYDNLDFFRSRILLRPQEISNHPEIVRRLGIISINTAIETDIFGNVNSTHVMGNNLMNGIGGSGDFTRNAYLSVFTCPSMAKGGKISTIVPLVSHMDHSEHSVQVIITERGVADLRGKDPLERARLIVENCAHPEYQDLLRGYFASVKNGHTPQTLSCAFSMHQEFLETGDMRKVEWSLPI from the coding sequence ATGCCAATCAAAGAAATAACTGCCGAAGAGGCGGCCAGTCTTATCAAACACGGAGACACCGTTGGGTTTAGTGGTTTTACGCCGGCAGGAGCGGTCAAGGAAATCCCCCGGGCGATCGCCGAAAAGGCAAAGAGAGAACACTCCAATGGCCAACCGTTTCAAATCGGTGTTGTGACAGGAGCATCTACCGGAGATTCTCTCGACGGTAGTCTGGCGCTCGCGAAAGCAGTTTCTTTTCGGACTCCTTATCAGTCGAACAAGGACTTGCGCAAAGCGATCAACGAAGGTGAAGCGCACTTCTTTGACATGCACCTCTCCATGCTACCCCAAAGCGTCCGCTACGGTTTCATGGGACGTTTCGCCATGGCAGTGGTCGAAGCCTGCGATGTCTCGGAGGATGGTCACATCGTTCTCTCAACATCTGTCGGAGCCTCGCCGACCTTTTGCCACTGCGCTGATCGGATTCTCATCGAATTGAACGAGTTTCACCCGAAGAGTCTCCGTGGTTTTCATGATATCTATGAGCCGGAAGATCCACCCCATCGCCGGGAAATTCCCATTTATTCGTGCTCGGAACGCATCGGGTCTGACACCATTAAGGTCGATCCGTCGAAAATAGCTGGGATCGTCCGGACGAGGTTGCCTGACGAAGTCGGGACCTTCAAGGATCCGGACGAAATCACTAATAAAATAGGCGAGAATGTCGCAGACTTTCTCGCTGGTGAGTTGAAACGTGGGGCAATCCCCAAGGATTTCCTCCCCATCCAGAGCGGGGTTGGTAATATCGCCAACTCTGTGCTCGGTGCTATGGGAAGAAATCCTGATATCCCCTCCTTTGAGATGTATTCCGAGGTTATCCAAGACTCGGTGGTGCAACTGATGGAAGACGAGCATGTTCACTTCGGCAGCGCGACCTCATTGACCTTGAGTCAGCCTGTTCTAGCGAAGGTATATGATAACCTAGATTTCTTTCGGTCACGCATTCTCCTTCGTCCGCAAGAAATTTCCAACCATCCGGAAATTGTTCGCCGGCTCGGTATTATATCCATCAATACCGCAATCGAGACCGATATCTTTGGAAACGTGAACAGCACCCATGTCATGGGCAACAACCTCATGAACGGTATCGGCGGATCGGGTGACTTTACCAGAAACGCCTACTTGTCTGTCTTTACCTGTCCTTCAATGGCGAAGGGAGGTAAGATCAGCACCATCGTTCCTTTGGTCAGCCACATGGATCACAGTGAGCATTCCGTTCAGGTGATCATTACCGAACGTGGAGTCGCCGACTTGCGAGGCAAGGATCCGCTCGAACGAGCCCGCCTTATTGTTGAGAACTGCGCTCATCCGGAATATCAGGATCTCCTACGCGGGTATTTCGCTAGCGTGAAGAACGGCCATACCCCGCAGACGCTCAGCTGCGCATTTTCCATGCACCAAGAGTTTCTTGAGACGGGAGACATGCGAAAAGTGGAGTGGTCTCTGCCAATTTAG